In Papaver somniferum cultivar HN1 chromosome 1, ASM357369v1, whole genome shotgun sequence, a genomic segment contains:
- the LOC113288285 gene encoding pentatricopeptide repeat-containing protein At5g48910-like, with translation MGIAEILLPRTFLYNSSVLSSSGTRKPLPTKILQKCSKISVHSISVKNGETSKNPLTWNSNIRTRIENNQHEEALNLYLSMLKENIPPDEYTFPLVVKACSLLKVIKEGKQIHSHVLKYGFHDVFVQNALLSMYAKCGRIGIARKVFNEMIDRNIVSWNSIIAGYAKCAPGLELEAVALYILMLNRGVWPDASSFTVLFSACGSALAVKEAAQIHSHVIKLEFECNTLINNGMVDAYVKCGLVDAAFLLYNRTNEPEVVSGNALMTGLIRNGDLDSAKTLFNKMDVRNVVSWNVMISGYVLNGLCNEALDAFRRMKLEGISPNSRTIVSLLSACSLAGSLTLGQWVHSYGDSRGLVGSNQLVKSALVNMYSKCGDIESARQVFKSMVKKDVVSWDVMIEGLALHGQGEEALELFHEMPKEGVKPDELTFIGLLNACRHGGLVEEGLKQFHRMSVEFGIEPQLEHYTCVVDLLGRSGQLNDALNIIKEMHIAPDAVVWSALLAACRMYNDMLLAETVVDKITALDPKCSSNYVMMSNIYAGRNQWEEVTRVRRKMKSMDTEKEPGCSLIEVGGIVNEFFAGVSSDHPRSKEVLEKLEELMKRIKDNGYVPDTDLVLRNIPQEEKARDLYFHSEKLAVAFGIMETPPNTQIRIVENLRICKDCHSAMKLIAKVERREIIIRDRSRFHHFKDGHCSCRDFW, from the coding sequence ATGGGTATTGCAGAAATTCTTCTGCCTCGCACATTTCTGTATAATTCGTCAGTTTTGAGTAGTTCCGGCACCAGAAAACCATTACCAACAAAAATTCTTCAAAAATGTTCAAAGATTTCTGTTCATAGTATTTCTGTGAAAAATGGAGAAACATCTAAGAACCCACTTACATGGAACTCTAATATCAGAACTCGAATtgaaaataatcaacatgaaGAAGCTCTGAACCTGTATTTGTCTATgctgaaagaaaatattcctccTGATGAATACACATTTCCTTTAGTTGTTAAAGCTTGTTCTCTTCTTAAGGTGATTAAAGAAGGGAAGCAAATTCATAGCCATGTTCTAAAGTATGGATTTCATGATGTATTTGTTCAGAATGCTCTCCTGTCCATGTATGCTAAATGTGGGCGTATAGGGATTGCTCGAAAGGTGTTCAACGAAATGATTGATCGAAATATTGTTTCATGGAATTCAATTATTGCTGGATACGCAAAGTGTGCTCCGGGTTTGGAGTTGGAAGCTGTTGCGCTTTATATTCTTATGCTGAATAGAGGAGTTTGGCCAGATGCGTCTTCTTTTACCGTTCTGTTTAGTGCTTGCGGGTCGGCTTTAGCTGTTAAAGAAGCTGCCcagattcattctcatgttaTTAAGCTTGAGTTTGAGTGCAATACATTGATTAACAATGGTATGGTTGATGCGTACGTGAAGTGTGGGTTAGTAGATGCTGCATTTTTGTTATACAATAGAACGAATGAACCGGAAGTGGTTTCTGGCAATGCTTTGATGACCGGTTTAATTAGGAATGGTGACCTTGATTCTGCTAAAACATTGTTTAACAAAATGGATGTCAGGAATGTGGTCTCGTGGAATGTGATGATCTCTGGTTATGTGTTGAATGGGTTGTGTAACGAAGCATTGGATGCATTTCGCAGGATGAAGCTTGAGGGGATTAGTCCAAATTCCAGAACTATTGTCAGTTTACTTTCTGCTTGTTCATTAGCTGGATCACTAACTTTGGGACAATGGGTTCATTCGTACGGTGACAGTAGAGGTTTGGTTGGTTCTAATCAACTTGTTAAGTCAGCTTTGGTTAACATGTACTCAAAATGTGGGGATATTGAAAGTGCTCGACAGGTTTTTAAGAGCATGGTGAAGAAAGATGTTGTTTCTTGGGATGTTATGATCGAGGGGCTTGCATTACACGGGCAAGGAGAGGAGGCTTTAGAACTGTTCCATGAAATGCCTAAAGAAGGGGTTAAACCAGATGAGCTCACCTTCATTGGCTTGTTGAATGCTTGCAGACATGGAGGCTTGGTAGAAGAAGGTTTGAAACAATTCCATAGAATGAGTGTTGAGTTCGGGATTGAGCCGCAATTGGAACATTATACATGTGTTGTGGATCTCCTTGGTCGGTCTGGGCAGTTGAATGATGCATTGAATATTATAAAGGAGATGCACATAGCTCCAGACGCCGTTGTGTGGAGTGCATTGCTTGCAGCATGCAGAATGTACAACGACATGCTTCTAGCAGAAACTGTGGTGGACAAAATCACGGCTTTGGATCCAAAATGCTCCTCAAATTACGTTATGATGTCAAACATTTATGCTGGTCGAAACCAATGGGAAGAAGTTACCAGagtgagaaggaagatgaagagtATGGATACTGAGAAAGAACCAGGTTGTAGTTTAATCGAGGTTGGGGGAATAGTGAATGAATTCTTTGCAGGTGTTTCTTCTGATCACCCTCGTTCTAAAGAGGTACTTGAGAAGTTGGAGGAGTTGATGAAACGGATCAAAGATAATGGCTATGTTCCTGATACAGATCTTGTTTTGCGTAATATCCCGCAAGAAGAGAAGGCGAGAGATCTTTATTTCCACAGCGAAAAGTTGGCTGTTGCCTTTGGGATCATGGAAACTCCTCCAAATACCCAGATAAGAATAGTGGAGAACCTGAGGATATGCAAAGATTGTCATTCAGCAATGAAGTTGATTGCCAAGGTTGAAAGAAGAGAGATTATTATAAGAGACCGTagtcggtttcatcatttcaagGACGGTCATTGTTCATGTCGTGACTTCTGGTAA
- the LOC113288277 gene encoding auxilin-like protein 1, giving the protein MADFAVKKSSAKKVSNKGNGNGYTGGGGGGGSKTVYDDVFGGPPKFGVPSIGSSGMIDDYSEIFGGFNSTRVSSIPILDLPVVDEKDVSIDVRSSKFDYSEVFGGFNGLDFAVSYEELLAAESKGGGGESSSDDAWTSAETGSPSEGSNEDPACSETNQTFSNEESYESDGVKQFNVSYQKSNQISRDGEITATTHIAQLNSVPAFTFLVDESIPSQNAEDNTLDQVTKFHSLDLDFGDHVNEENDLEETISDQSVYHGIAQISKHQTNHLKETISYEPFFPAVRELSESDSVHQRNHHKETTSFQPISHAVRQISEGDSIHPKNHLKDTSLGQSVTVTRIPERALEPHGKPGGNGTHPSKGYLTVSEINLKTNPCHVTHIPERALEPPAKPGGNGTHPSKGFVTVSEINLRTNPCHVPPPSRPPPKVSIWRGDSKIYTASHPRASYNSVLQRAVSDSSAQFFDVEVDASSSAEASAAAMKEAMDFAQARLKSAKELMERKKDGLQNRKKLGFKDESKSMKKRELEAAPQAQFSNEKPNDIPEHADKEIKGINVEDRASRVVEVDEDSGVTGKKIVNASEEMAEQNYRQDTGSMQASHGEEEDGEWKVEEQYYELVQTVIHRAVMETSKHESVEDMKSTRRESEVAHDENTKAALELNMRGEYEKELDVAQEVCNHERNDNHCNVELEKEDDEKKLKEPSNESVSKLEQTHVQEEIEQFQEEERKREEFEEREKMARERQEHEKRLEEARKQEENERRQIEENEREESKKRLKESREREEEDAKLLKEAQELEEKRREEAHEHERRLKEELEREENEKKLKEAHEREVNEKRLKETREKEDNERRVREALEKEENERRLREALEREENERRLRESLEREENERRLRESIEREENERRLREALEREETERRLREEEEEFEKRQTETREREEQERKVKEAREQEENLRRQQELKREENEKNAKAAQEALVHSKGEENLKASAGCLENADSGNTKKAAEEACRQDEDKVLAQMSSEPDLEKIREADRGTKLQDGEKNFAEVQTVVSQEKIGRSKKMSQGALEQEENNCAAQRKKQLVENGRKLEAAHPTNVMDANGLNASKNIEKKNKAESLSLEEREKEKRMQRERDREVERLRKVEEDREREREREKDRMAVERATREARERALADARERAERAAVERATAEARQRAVAEARERLDRASAVAREKSVAEKSFTEGKIRAERDARLRLERAAVERATAEARERAAEKLKSDKAAFGARDRTERTYSEKYSSTSRDSGIRHSSSFSDLRDTQHQSSGASNSFQRNSNSSNHASNVSERYQGAEIESAQRCKARLERHQRTVERAAKALAEKNMRDLLAQREQAERNRFSDTLDAEVRRWSNGKEGNLRALLSTLQYILGPDSGWHPVPLTEVITAVAVKKAYRKATLCVHPDKLQQRGATIQQKYICEKVFDLLKEAWNKFNSEER; this is encoded by the exons ATGGCGGATTTTGCAGTGAAGAAAAGTTCAGCAAAGAAAGTATCTAATAAAGGGAATGGAAATGGATATactggcggcggtggtggtggtggtagtaagaCTGTGTATGATGATGTATTTGGAGGTCCGCCGAAATTTGGAGTTCCGAGTATTGGTTCTTCTGGGATGATTGATGATTATAGTGAGATTTTTGGTGGTTTTAACTCAACTCGTGTTTCTTCTATACCTATTTTGGATCTTCCGGTTGTTGATGAAAAAGATGTTTCGATTGATGTGAGGAGTTCGAAATTTGATTATTCTGAAGTTTTTGGTGGTTTTAATGGGTTGGATTTTGCTGTCTCGTATGAAGAATTGTTAGCTGCGGAATCTAAAGGAGGTGGCGGCGAAAGTTCTTCTGATGATGCCTG GACCTCGGCAGAAACAGGTTCTCCCTCAGAGGGGTCAAACGAAGATCCTGCTTGTTCAGAAACCAATCAAACTTTCTCAAATGAAGAGTCTTACGAGTCCGATGGTGTAAAGCAGTTCAATGTGTCGTATCAAAAGTCTAATCAGATAAGCAGAGATGGCGAGATTACTGCAACCACACACATAGCTCAACTTAATTCTGTTCCAGCATTTACGTTTTTAGTTGATGAAAGCATTCCTTCTCAAAATGCAGAGGACAACACATTGGACCAGGTAACCAAATTCCATAGTCTTGATTTGGATTTTGGTGATCACGTAAATGAAGAAAATGATCTCGAGGAAACCATATCAGACCAGTCCGTCTATCATGGCATTGCACAAATATCTAAACATCAAACAAACCATCTCAAGGAGACCATTTCCTACGAACCTTTCTTTCCGGCTGTCAGAGAGCTTTCTGAAAGTGATTCGGTACATCAAAGAAACCATCACAAGGAAACTACCTCATTCCAACCTATCTCTCATGCTGTGAGGCAGATTTCTGAAGGTGATTCAATACATCCGAAAAACCATCTCAAGGATACTAGTTTAGGCCAGTCTGTTACTGTAACTCGTATTCCCGAGAGAGCTCTGGAACCTCATGGAAAGCCTGGCGGAAACGGAACTCATCCCAGTAAGGGGTATCTAACAGTTTCAGAAATTAATCTTAAGACAAATCCCTGTCATGTAACTCATATTCCAGAGAGAGCTCTGGAACCTCCAGCAAAGCCTGGTGGAAATGGAACTCATCCTAGTAAGGGGTTTGTAACAGTCTCAGAAATTAATCTCAGGACAAATCCCTGTCATGTACCGCCtccatcaagaccaccaccaaaaGTATCTATTTGGCGAGGagattccaagatatatacagcttcacaccCAAGGGCTTCTTACAATTCTGTCCTTCAAAGGGCTGTTAGTGATAGTTCAGCACAATTCTTTGACGTGGAAGTAGATGCAAGTTCATCCGCAGAAGCCTCTGCAGCTGCAATGAAAGAAGCAATGGACTTTGCCCAAGCAAGACTTAAAAGTGCAAAAGAATTAATGGAAAGAAAGAAGGATGGCCTTCAAAATCGTAAGAAGTTGGGTTTCAAGGACGAGTCTAAATCTATGAAAAAAAGGGAGTTGGAAGCTGCACCTCAAGCTCAATTTTCGAATGAGAAGCCTAATGACATACCTGAGCATGCTGACAAGGAAATAAAAGGTATCAATGTGGAGGATAGGGCCTCGAGGGTAGTAGAGGTTGATGAAGATTCGGGGGTGACTGGAAAGAAAATTGTCAATGCATCTGAAGAGATGGCTGAACAAAATTATAGGCAGGACACTGGATCAATGCAAGCATCCcatggggaagaagaagatggagaatggAAGGTAGAGGAACAATATTATGAGTTAGTGCAAACAGTTATTCACAGAGCAGTTATGGAGACCTCCAAACATGAAAGTGTAGAAGACATGAAATCCACTCGAAGAGAATCAGAAGTagctcatgatgaaaacacaaaaGCAGCTCTCGAGCTTAATATGCGAGGAGAGTACGAAAAGGAATTGGATGTTGCTCAAGAGGTCTGCAATCatgaaagaaatgacaatcaTTGTAATGTGGAACTTGAGAAGGAAGACGATGAAAAGAAGCTAAAGGAACCTAGCAATGAATCTGTGTCTAAACTTGAACAGACCCATGTACAGGAGGAAATTGAGCAATTTCAGGAAGAGGAACGCAAACGTGAGGAATTCGAGGAGAGAGAAAAAATGGCACGTGAAAGGCAGGAACATGAGAAGAGACTTGAAGAGGCTCGCAAACAAGAAGAAAATGAGAGGAGGCAAATAGAAGAAAATGAACGTGAAGAAAGCAAGAAGAGGTTGAAAGAGTCtcgagagagagaagaagaagatgcaaagcTTTTAAAGGAAGCCCAGGAGCTAGAAGAGAAGCGACGAGAGGAAGCTCATGAACATGAGAGAAGACTTAAAGAGGAACTTGAAAGggaagaaaatgagaagaaacTAAAAGAAGCTCATGAAAGGGAGGTAAACGAGAAGAGACTAAAAGAAACTCGTGAAAAGGAAGATAATGAAAGGAGAGTAAGAGAAGCTCTTGAGAAGGAGGAAAATGAAAGGAGACTAAGAGAAGCTCTCGAGAGGGAGGAAAATGAAAGGAGACTAAGAGAGAGTCTCGAGAGGGAGGAAAATGAAAGGAGACTAAGAGAGAGTATCGAGAGGGAGGAAAATGAAAGGAGACTAAGAGAAGCTCTCGAGAGGGAGGAAACTGAAAGGAGACTAcgagaagaggaggaggaatttGAAAAGAGGCAAACAGAGACTCGTGAGAGGGAAGAACAAGAGCGAAAAGTAAAAGAGGCTCGTGAGCAGGAAGAAAACTTGAGGAGACAACAAGAGCTCAAGAGGGAGGAGAATGAGAAGAATGCGAAAGCAGCTCAAGAGGCTCTTGTGCATAGTAAGGGTGAGGAGAATCTGAAAGCGTCAGCTGGATGCCTAGAGAATGCTGATAGTGGGAATACAAAGAAGGCAGCCGAAGAAGCATGTAGGCAGGATGAAGATAAAGTTTTAGCTCAAATGTCGAGCGAACCTGATCTCGAGAAAATTAGGGAAGCTGATCGTGGGACTAAGTTACAGGACGGTGAAAAGAATTTTGCAGAAGTTCAAACCGTCGTTTCGCAAGAAAAAATTGGGAGGAGTAAGAAAATGTCCCAAGGTGCTCTTGAACAGGAAGAGAACAATTGTGCAGCCCAGAGAAAGAAGCAGTTGGTTGAAAATGGGAGGAAACTGGAAGCAGCTCATCCCACTAATGTTATGGATGCGAATGGTCTTAATGCAAGTAAAAATATCGAGAAAAAAAATAAGGCTGAATCACTTTCGCTGGAAGAGAGGGAGAAGGAAAAAAGGATGCAAAGAGAAAGGGACCGTGAGGTAGAGCGCTTGAGAAAGGTCGAAGAGGATAGAGAAAGGGAAAGGGAAAGAGAAAAAGATAGGATGGCTGTTGAAAGAGCAACAAGGGAAGCACGTGAAAGGGCACTTGCTGATGCCCGTGAACGAGCGGAAAGGGCAGCAGTTGAGAGAGCAACTGCTGAAGCTAGGCAAAGAGCTGTTGCTGAGGCCCGAGAAAGATTAGATAGGGCTTCTGCCGTGGCACGGGAGAAATCAGTAGCTGAGAAGTCTTTTACTGAAGGCAAGATAAGGGCAGAGCGTGATGCCAGACTTAGGTTAGAGCGTGCTGCTGTGGAGAGAGCAACTGCAGAGGCTAGGGAGCGTGCTGCAGAAAAACTGAAGTCTGATAAGGCTGCTTTTGGTGCAAGAGATCGGACAGAAAGAACTTACTCCGAGAAGTATTCATCTACTTCCAGGGATAGTGGAATAAGGCACAGTTCATCTTTCTCT GATTTACGGGATACTCAACACCAAAGCTCAGGCGCTTCCAATAGTTTCCAGAGAAACTCTAACTCTTCCAACCATG CGTCCAACGTTAGCGAGCGATATCAAGGAGCCGAAATTGAATCAGCTCAGAGGTGTAAAGCTAGGTTAGAGAGGCATCAACGGACAGTTGAGCGTGCG GCAAAGGCTTTAGCAGAAAAGAACATGCGGGATCTTCTTGCTCAGCGAGAGCAAGCAGAGAGAAAT AGATTCTCAGATACTCTGGATGCAGAGGTCAGAAGGTGGTCGAATGGAAAAGAAGGAAACTTGCGAGCATTGCTGTCGACGTTGCAATAT ATCCTTGGTCCGGACAGTGGTTGGCATCCAGTCCCATTGACAGAAGTGATAACAGCTGTTGCCGTAAAGAAAGCCTACAGGAAAGCCACTCTTTGTGTCCATCCCGATAAATTGCAGCAACGAGGTGCTACCATTCAGCAGAAGTACATATGCGAGAAGGTTTTCGATCTTTTAAAG GAGGCTTGGAACAAATTCAACTCAGAGGAGCGCTAA
- the LOC113318613 gene encoding ATP-dependent DNA helicase PIF1-like, translating into MMRFLRLVLPSRLLSLNRFLGFNKFSTSHSQIIKKNHNYRNCSFHPRYFSNKSSSEQLETAKLTKQQKQVLEEVSKGKSVFITGSGGTGKTFLLKQIVNLLKQEVHKPDEVFVTASTGVAACALNGQTLHSFAGIGLGEDDEDELLGRVCKNKLASQRWKQVKALVIDEISMISGELFDKIEYIAQMCKPKRRGEIWGGIQLIVSGDFFQLPPIIKYSNGEVKEFAFEAECWNESFDLQIELTRVFRQSDSQFIELLQWIRKGYRDANMLKLLDKCCLNELVNVPSDVPRLFPRNEDVKRLNNERLKNLGKEIVSYRAVDRGVNPWRNQLQQGIAPDVLEICLGARVMLIKNKDVEAGLVNGAVGTVIGFDRDYASKVLKKMCAERIRPKVRFDSGLEMVIEPDTWEVTEGNEVQAQRAQIPLILAWAVSIHKCQGMTLDRLQTDLSRAFGCGMVYVALSRVRSLDGLYMSGFSSSKIKAHPKVLQFYKGQIGS; encoded by the coding sequence ATGATGAGATTTCTGAGACTAGTTCTACCTTCAAGACTTCTCAGTCTCAATAGATTTCTGGGTTTCAATAAATTTTCAACATCTCATTCTCAAATCATCAAGAAAAATCACAATTACAGAAATTGCAGTTTTCACCCTAGATACTTCAGTAATAAATCTTCATCAGAACAATTGGAAACTGCAAAgctaacaaaacaacaaaaacaagttctGGAAGAAGTTTCTAAAGGAAAATCAGTATTCATTACAGGATCTGGAGGTACAGGGAAGACATTTTTGCTCAAACAAATTGTTAATCTTTTGAAACAAGAAGTCCATAAACCTGATGAAGTTTTTGTTACAGCTTCAACTGGTGTTGCTGCTTGTGCTTTAAATGGGCAAACCCTTCATTCATTTGCTGGTATTGGTTtaggagaagatgatgaagatgagttgctTGGTAGGGTTTGTAAAAATAAATTAGCTTCTCAAAGATGGAAACAGGTGAAAGCTTTAGTTATTGATGAGATTAGTATGATAAGTGGTGAACTTTTTGATAAGATTGAGTACATTGCTCAGATGTGTAAACCTAAAAGAAGGGGGGAAATTTGGGGTGGAATTCAATTGATTGTAAGTGGCGATTTCTTTCAGCTTCCTCCGATTATTAAGTACAGTAATGGTGAGGTTAAAGAGTTTGCATTTGAAGCTGAatgttggaatgagagttttgaTTTGCAGATTGAACTTACTAGAGTATTCCGGCAATCGGATTCTCAGTTTATTGAGTTGTTGCAATGGATTAGGAAAGGTTATAGAGATGCTAACATGCTTAAGCTTTTagataaatgttgtttgaatgaaTTGGTGAATGTCCCTTCGGACGTGCCTCGTTTGTTTCCGAGAAATGAAGATGTTAAGAGATTGAATAATGAGAGGTTGAAGAATTTGGGTAAGGAAATTGTTAGTTACAGAGCTGTGGATAGAGGGGTTAATCCATGGAGGAATCAGCTTCAACAAGGGATTGCACCAGATGTTTTGGAAATTTGCCTAGGTGCAAGGGTAATGTTGATCAAGAACAAAGATGTTGAGGCTGGTCTGGTGAATGGTGCAGTTGGCACTGTAATTGGATTTGATAGGGACTATGCAAGTAAAGTGCTTAAAAAAATGTGTGCAGAACGTATACGGCCCAAGGTGCGATTCGACTCTGGTTTGGAAATGGTGATTGAACCTGATACTTGGGAAGTGACGGAAGGAAATGAAGTTCAAGCGCAACGTGCACAGATTCCGTTGATTTTGGCGTGGGCAGTTAGTATTCATAAGTGTCAAGGAATGACTCTCGACCGTTTACAAACTGATCTGTCAAGAGCTTTTGGTTGTGGAATGGTTTATGTTGCACTTTCCAGGGTTAGGAGTTTGGATGGTCTTTACATGTCTGGTTTCAGTTCGTCAAAAATCAAAGCACACCCTAAAGTGTTGCAGTTCTATAAGGGTCAAATTGGGAGCTAA